GGGTATCTTAACGTTGAGATCTTCAGTCCCGATGTGTGTTGTAAAGGATACCCTCTTTTCGCCACCCCGTATAGCGTCCATAAAAGGGATCTCAAGTTCGTAATTGAGATCCAGACCATGCTCGGGCTGTTGTTCCCTGGTTATGTAGTCTCCAAAATCCCGGTTCTGAGCCCTTTGCCTGCCGCCGCCCCGCCCCGCCTGCCTTCCGAAGATCATGCTGAATATGTCGCCGCCGCCAAATCCAAGGTCTTTGAAAAGATCGCCCACATTAAAACCACTGAAGATGTCTTCCTCGGAGTACCTCTGCTGGAAGCCCCCCATACCAAAGGTGTCGTATTGCTTTCTTTTTTCCGGATCACTGAGGACCGCATAGGCTTCGTTGATGACCTTAAACTTCTCTTCAAATTCCTTGTTGCCCGGATTTCTATCAGGATGGTATTTGAGAGCAAGTTTTCTGTACGCCTTTTTCATTTCCTCTTCCGTTGCTCCCTTTGCAACACCGAGTGTCTCGTAATAATCCTTTTTTGCTGCCATCTTTTACTCCCTGTATATCGCTATATATGTTGCCATACCCTGCTGAACAGTATCAGCAAAAGCAGGACATTTTAACATTAATATAAATCTCCTTTTCAATTTTATCCACACCCATTCCGCAAAAAGATTCTATAAGATATAACCAAACTTCATGTAATGCAATGCGAAAAGATTTTACAGGAAATTTGTGTAAAATCTTTTCATCTTTTTGCTATAATGGATTGATACCATGTTTTTCCCAAACCATCCATGTTGTGACAGGTGATATATGGGGAATCAAAGCCGCTTAACAGCCTATGTCGGGTACCATATCCTGAGTCTTCTCGCGAAGACCGGAGCGGAAAATACTACGGCCGGCCTTGAACAGGAGGCCATGCGGGTCATCTGGGAATACTATAAAAAGGATCGCCTGAGGCTTGTTACCGCGGGAGAGGCAATGGAGATGGATATGGTCATTGCCTTTAATATTGAGGGATGCTGTATTACCGACACATATATGATCACTGAGGATATCGAGGCCTTTGAAACATGGAATAGGGCGGACAGGCGCCTGACAGAAAAATGGAAGCAGGTTGTTGAGCTCTTTGATCAGCTTGAGGTGCTCAGCCGGGAACGTGAAGGAACACAGAGCGCTGAAGATACGTTGTTTTCTTTTATCCGTGATGAAGTCCTGTGTAAAAGGGGTAACGATACTGTCCCGTTTCACCGGGACAAAGGTGATGTTGAGATACTGCGAAACTGCGCAAAACATTTCCAGGACTGGTATGGAGAGGATAGATGGCGCGACCTGAGGCGTATTGAATATGGCCTGAACTGGAAGATCCTTGAATCAGAGCTCCTCCAACGTTCTATCAAGCCTGTTTTTGAAGGGAAGGACGGTGAGCAAAATCGCTGCCTCCTGGGATTGCTGAACAGGGTTGTAGGTTTCAGCAAAAAAAGCTGTCCCAAACTCCCCATGAGTCCTGAGCATATCGATTTTGTTGTTGAAGCAGTCATAAAAAAATACGGCGGCAATCGCCATGAACGTGAGATTCCCCATATTATTCATTGTATAGAACATGATGTTGATTTTTTGATCACCATCGATGACGACCTCATGGCGAGATTTAACGGCAAGAGGCATGAACTGTCGAAGCACCCCGGGTGCTGCTCAATGAGGCTCGTATTGGTGAAACCGTCACAACTTGTGAACCAGCTTATAGCTCAAAACCCGTAGTATATTGTATTTCGTATATCGTATATCGTGGACTGCACCCCTTGATGAGACAATCAGTTAAGCCCATACTATAAAGAGGAGGTACGGGCATGTGGTGCCTACAGTAGGGGTATATGCCATCATTGAATTTGCGATATACGAACTACGATATACGATTAGTCGGTAGTTTTCATTTCCACTCATCCGTCTGCGGCTGAGGCAGTTGGTAGGACATGAGTGTTTTGATGTATTCATTGAAACCATCTTTGCCCTTTTTCTCCAGTTTTTCGATCTCAGGCAGTACCTGTTTCATCAGCTCATCATTGTAAACGGCATCGATCGGGTATTGCATGTAGGATGAACGGCGCAGCAACGAATAGACCTGCTTTTGTTCTTTCGTGAGCGACAGGAATTTATCGAGCTCATTCAGCATATATCCTTTCTTTTCGTCAAGGCGGCCGTCGACGTGCATGAGCAGGTTCAGGCTGAAGTCAGCGCAGGAAAAATAACTGTGTATCTCGTTGAGACTAAATACAAGGAGCCTGATCTCCGCAACGATCTCTTCGTCTGTCATCGGCACGAAGGACCCATCCTTAACAAGTGCCTGCATCGGCGACATGGGATGCATTGCGAAGGTCCTTACCCTGATAAAATCCGGTTCTACAAGGTTTAAAAGCCGCGCGGTCTCTTTGGCATGTTCCTCACTGAGCGTCTTCCCGCCGACCCCGGGCATGATGTATTCTGACAGGGATATGCCCGCCTTGACCACGTTCTGGCCGCCGGCGACAATATCTTCCGGGGTGATCCCCTTTTTAATCATCTTTAAAACCTTTTCTGAGCCGCTTTCCATCCCGACATGAATACGTGTAAGCCCGGCATCTTTTAATTGCTTCAGGTCTTCAACGCTTTTCCTCTTCAGTGTTGTTGAGCGCGCGTAGGATGTAACCCTGTCGAGGGCGGGAAATTTCTCTTTCAGATATGTAAGGATTTCAAGGAGGTCTGCTGTTTTCAAAACCAGGCTGTCGGCATCCTGCAAAAATGCCGATTTTATCATATTGGCATACCCACTATATTCTACTGCCATATTATCTATATCTTTTTTTACCTCTTCCACGGTCCTCCTGGAAAAGGTTGTCCCTTTGTAGGCAGGACAAAAGATGCATTGATTCCATGGACAATTCCTTGTAACCCTTACCAGCAGGCTTGAAGCCTCACTTGGCGGTCTGATTACTCCCTGTTCGTACATAATTGTCTCC
This portion of the Syntrophorhabdaceae bacterium genome encodes:
- a CDS encoding DnaJ C-terminal domain-containing protein, whose amino-acid sequence is MAAKKDYYETLGVAKGATEEEMKKAYRKLALKYHPDRNPGNKEFEEKFKVINEAYAVLSDPEKRKQYDTFGMGGFQQRYSEEDIFSGFNVGDLFKDLGFGGGDIFSMIFGRQAGRGGGRQRAQNRDFGDYITREQQPEHGLDLNYELEIPFMDAIRGGEKRVSFTTHIGTEDLNVKIPRGITTGKRLRLQSKGNRDPRTGRRGDLYLTIKVAEHPFFRRVGNDLYVTKEIKLTDVLLGTTVEIASIDGPKRVKIPPGHLKVRLRGLGVPDIEKGGSGDLYVEVKMDIPGKLTEIQKQLIETLKKEGL
- a CDS encoding radical SAM protein; amino-acid sequence: MYEQGVIRPPSEASSLLVRVTRNCPWNQCIFCPAYKGTTFSRRTVEEVKKDIDNMAVEYSGYANMIKSAFLQDADSLVLKTADLLEILTYLKEKFPALDRVTSYARSTTLKRKSVEDLKQLKDAGLTRIHVGMESGSEKVLKMIKKGITPEDIVAGGQNVVKAGISLSEYIMPGVGGKTLSEEHAKETARLLNLVEPDFIRVRTFAMHPMSPMQALVKDGSFVPMTDEEIVAEIRLLVFSLNEIHSYFSCADFSLNLLMHVDGRLDEKKGYMLNELDKFLSLTKEQKQVYSLLRRSSYMQYPIDAVYNDELMKQVLPEIEKLEKKGKDGFNEYIKTLMSYQLPQPQTDEWK